The genomic window CGTCAACCTCGCCGACCAGACGGGGCTGAACGGCAACCTCTCCGAGGACCCGCGATTCTGCGGCCGCGGCGGCAGCCCCTACGCGCTCGCGGCCGACTCCCCCTGCGCGCCGGATAACAACGGCTGCGGCGTGCTGATGGGCGCCTTCCCGGTGGCCTGCGAGGGCACGGCCACGGAATCTCGCAACTGGAGCTCGATCAAGGCGCTGTACTGATCCGCCGCCCGTGGCGCGCGAGCCGACGCAACCCGCCCCCGGGGGCGGGTGCGGCTCTACCCGCTAGCCCAGCGCCTCGCTGATCGCGCCGATGCCGCTGAACATCTCGCGGGCGGCGGCGACGAGCACGTCGGCGTCGGCCGGGGCGAAGCCGACGGCGTCCATGTCCCGCTTGAACTGCGCCCACTTGGCCGGCTGTTCGGCGCCGTAGGGGTCGAGGTAGCGCTGGCCGTGGCCGTTCAGTCCCAGGGCCGGGGCGAGCTGCCGCACGATGTAGCGGTTGCCGTTGTTGCTGCCCTCGAGGACGTAGTGGTAGCCGAGCAGGGCGAGGGGCGTCTCCGCGGCCGCGCGCTCGATGGACGCCACCAGGGCGGCCGTGGCGGGCAGGGGCGTCACGGCGGCGGGATCCTGACCGAGGGCGTCCAGGTCCTCCAGCAGGTAGGGCTCCTGTAGCTGCTCCTCGCGGAGGGCGGCGAAGGCCGGGCTGCCCATCAGCGCGCGCAGCGGGGCCTCGAGCGCGCGGTGGACCAGGAGCATCTGGCCGAGCCAGCGGGCGTAGTCGTCGCGGGTGAGTTCGCCCTTCACCATGCGGCGCTGGAAGTCCTTGCCCTCGGCGCTGCTGTGCAGGTCGGCGGTCTCGGCGCGCAGGCGCTCCATGACGGTGGGTGCGGCGGACGCGGACATCGATCCTCCCTCAGAAGCCCAGAAAGCCCCAGAACATGATCGCCAGGGGCACCAGCAGCCAGAGCAGACCCTTGATCAGGAAGAAGAGAAAGCCC from Candidatus Latescibacterota bacterium includes these protein-coding regions:
- a CDS encoding biliverdin-producing heme oxygenase; its protein translation is MSASAAPTVMERLRAETADLHSSAEGKDFQRRMVKGELTRDDYARWLGQMLLVHRALEAPLRALMGSPAFAALREEQLQEPYLLEDLDALGQDPAAVTPLPATAALVASIERAAAETPLALLGYHYVLEGSNNGNRYIVRQLAPALGLNGHGQRYLDPYGAEQPAKWAQFKRDMDAVGFAPADADVLVAAAREMFSGIGAISEALG